The following proteins are encoded in a genomic region of Carboxydothermus pertinax:
- a CDS encoding sodium:solute symporter family protein: protein MVKLWFLGIFVFIMLFAGFIGFRKTKTVDDFILGGRKVGPWLSAFAYGTTYFSAVLFIGYAGKVGFSFGLPALWIAIGNAVIGSFLAWKVLAKPTRQMTQQLNVRTMPEFLAKRYDLPLYKPLAALIIFVFLVPYSASVYMGLSYLFEAVFGLPYLFALLLMAGLTAIYLLLGGYFAVALTDFIQGIIMLGGVFLMVIYLVKAPEVGGFANIYHKLSAINPDFTSLFGGQGVSSLLFLMLLTSFGSWGLPQMVQKFYAIRDEKAIMPATWVSTFFALVIAGGAYFTGALTPLFFKSLPVDPATGKPTPDLLVPQLIAHHLPEWVGALILLLVLSASMSTLSSLVLVSSSAVAVDLLGENKFFKDKGSYQVLALRLLTVLFIFLSVIIALFKPAIILSLMAISWGAVSGSFFAPYFYGLFFRRVSAAGAVAGTLTGLLTVLILAINHGFDAKILPVVGVYGIFLPFLVVPLVSFLVPAKESSTVKLLFEEQ from the coding sequence ATGGTTAAGTTGTGGTTTTTGGGTATTTTTGTGTTTATTATGCTTTTTGCTGGATTTATTGGGTTTAGGAAAACAAAAACGGTGGATGATTTCATCTTAGGAGGCCGCAAAGTAGGTCCGTGGTTGTCGGCGTTTGCCTATGGTACGACCTACTTTTCTGCGGTTCTTTTTATAGGTTATGCCGGCAAAGTGGGATTTAGCTTTGGGCTACCAGCCCTTTGGATTGCTATTGGCAATGCTGTGATTGGAAGCTTTCTTGCGTGGAAGGTACTAGCAAAGCCTACCCGGCAGATGACGCAGCAGCTTAATGTCCGGACAATGCCGGAATTTTTAGCCAAAAGGTATGACCTGCCTCTTTATAAGCCGTTAGCTGCTCTGATCATTTTTGTCTTTTTAGTGCCCTATTCCGCTTCGGTTTACATGGGCCTTAGCTATCTTTTTGAAGCGGTGTTTGGCTTACCTTATCTTTTTGCTCTTTTGTTAATGGCAGGGCTTACAGCAATTTATTTATTGCTGGGGGGCTATTTTGCGGTAGCGCTTACCGATTTTATCCAGGGGATTATAATGTTAGGCGGAGTTTTTTTAATGGTTATTTACCTTGTAAAAGCTCCGGAAGTGGGAGGATTTGCTAATATTTATCATAAACTTTCCGCCATAAATCCGGACTTTACTTCCCTTTTTGGCGGTCAAGGTGTTAGCTCTCTATTGTTTTTAATGCTTTTAACCAGCTTTGGCAGCTGGGGCTTACCGCAAATGGTGCAAAAATTTTATGCCATAAGAGACGAAAAAGCAATAATGCCGGCCACCTGGGTATCAACCTTTTTTGCCCTGGTGATTGCCGGGGGAGCTTATTTTACTGGCGCCTTAACGCCTTTATTTTTTAAATCTCTGCCGGTAGATCCGGCTACAGGTAAACCTACCCCGGACCTTTTAGTACCCCAGTTAATTGCCCATCATTTGCCGGAATGGGTAGGAGCATTGATTTTATTGTTAGTTTTATCGGCATCAATGTCTACCCTATCATCGCTGGTTTTAGTATCCAGCTCGGCGGTGGCGGTAGACCTTTTAGGGGAAAATAAATTCTTTAAAGATAAAGGTAGCTACCAGGTTTTGGCCCTACGCTTATTAACGGTACTTTTTATCTTTTTATCAGTGATTATTGCCCTATTTAAGCCAGCTATAATTTTATCGTTAATGGCTATTTCCTGGGGAGCAGTTTCCGGTAGCTTTTTTGCTCCGTATTTTTACGGATTATTTTTCCGGCGGGTAAGTGCTGCGGGAGCAGTAGCGGGAACTCTAACCGGGTTATTAACAGTGCTTATATTAGCGATAAACCACGGGTTTGATGCCAAGATTTTGCCGGTTGTTGGGGTCTATGGAATTTTCCTGCCTTTTTTGGTAGTTCCTTTAGTAAGCTTTCTGGTTCCCGCAAAGGAAAGCAGTACGGTTAAACTTTTATTTGAAGAACAGTAG
- a CDS encoding phenylacetate--CoA ligase family protein produces MSRKDLEELQLYRLKAQVKRAYEKVPFYREKLEKSGIYPEKIKTLKDVRYLPVTTKDDLRDNYPFGLFAEPKKNLVRLHASSGTTGRPTVVGYTRGDLEVWAEVVARIVTMAGVTAEDTAQIAFGYGLFTGAFGLHYGLEKVGALVVPISVGNSRRQIQLMRDFGTTALICTPSYSLHLAEIARELGIEPRSLGLKWGLFGSEPWTEEMRGEIEKQWGIIATDNYGLSEVIGPGVSGECQERQGLHINEDHFLVEVVDPVTLEPKEPGEEGELIITPLTKEALPLLRYRTRDISKINPEPCRCGRTTARMQRIKGRTDDMLIIRGVNVFPSQIESVLMEIEGTAPHYQLIISKRGYLDELEVQVEIEEKFFTGKFSDLERLTRTIEERLASTLQITAKVKLLEPRSLERSEGKAKRVVDLRKREERG; encoded by the coding sequence ATGTCCAGGAAGGATTTGGAGGAGTTGCAGCTTTATCGACTAAAAGCGCAGGTGAAAAGAGCTTATGAAAAAGTACCTTTTTATCGGGAAAAACTTGAGAAGTCCGGGATTTATCCAGAAAAAATAAAGACGTTAAAGGATGTACGCTATCTTCCCGTAACGACTAAAGACGATCTTCGGGATAATTACCCCTTTGGTTTATTTGCAGAACCCAAGAAAAATCTGGTGCGGCTCCATGCGTCGAGTGGGACTACCGGTCGACCCACCGTGGTGGGTTATACCCGGGGTGACCTGGAAGTCTGGGCTGAAGTGGTTGCCCGAATTGTAACGATGGCTGGCGTTACCGCTGAAGATACTGCTCAAATTGCCTTTGGCTATGGGCTTTTTACCGGTGCTTTTGGGCTTCATTATGGTTTAGAAAAGGTGGGAGCTTTAGTAGTACCGATTTCGGTGGGGAATTCCCGTCGCCAGATTCAACTAATGCGCGATTTTGGTACTACCGCTTTAATTTGCACTCCTTCCTATTCATTACACTTGGCAGAAATAGCCCGGGAACTGGGGATAGAGCCCAGGAGTCTTGGCCTTAAGTGGGGGTTATTTGGTTCTGAACCCTGGACCGAAGAAATGCGAGGAGAAATTGAAAAACAGTGGGGAATTATAGCTACCGATAATTATGGTTTGTCGGAAGTCATTGGCCCCGGTGTTTCCGGAGAATGTCAGGAGCGGCAAGGGCTTCATATCAATGAAGACCATTTTCTGGTGGAAGTGGTAGACCCGGTAACCTTGGAACCAAAGGAACCAGGAGAAGAAGGGGAATTGATCATTACGCCTTTAACTAAAGAAGCTTTACCTCTTTTACGCTATCGTACCAGGGATATCAGTAAAATAAATCCTGAGCCCTGCCGCTGTGGTAGGACTACTGCCCGGATGCAACGGATTAAAGGACGTACCGATGACATGTTGATTATCCGTGGGGTCAATGTGTTTCCCTCGCAAATTGAAAGTGTTTTAATGGAAATTGAGGGCACCGCCCCTCACTATCAGCTAATAATTTCCAAACGGGGTTATCTTGATGAACTAGAAGTACAAGTAGAAATTGAGGAAAAATTCTTTACCGGAAAATTTAGTGATTTAGAAAGATTGACGCGCACTATCGAAGAACGATTGGCCTCAACCCTGCAGATCACTGCCAAAGTAAAGCTTCTAGAGCCAAGGTCTTTGGAACGGTCCGAGGGAAAAGCTAAAAGGGTTGTGGATTTACGGAAAAGGGAGGAGAGGGGATAA
- a CDS encoding DUF1934 domain-containing protein: MKKEVLITVKGSQKNEWGEEDTIELTTLGYLYKKPDCYYLVYQESEISGMEGTTTTIKVEPSRVTLNRMGKNEQKSVFEQGVFHECMYITPFGMMSLAVHPSEVYVDLTEMGGTIKLLYELNLERQKVSDNFLSIEVREA; this comes from the coding sequence ATGAAAAAGGAAGTGTTAATTACCGTCAAAGGGAGTCAAAAAAATGAATGGGGGGAAGAGGACACCATTGAGCTCACCACATTAGGGTATCTCTACAAAAAGCCGGATTGCTACTATTTAGTGTACCAAGAATCGGAGATTTCCGGGATGGAAGGCACAACAACCACAATTAAAGTAGAGCCTTCAAGAGTTACTTTAAACCGGATGGGAAAAAATGAACAAAAATCGGTATTTGAGCAGGGAGTTTTTCATGAATGCATGTATATTACTCCCTTTGGCATGATGAGTTTGGCCGTACATCCTTCGGAAGTGTATGTAGACTTGACAGAAATGGGCGGGACGATTAAGCTTTTATATGAATTAAATTTAGAACGGCAAAAGGTTTCCGATAACTTTTTGTCTATTGAGGTTAGGGAGGCTTGA
- a CDS encoding ABC transporter permease: MSNWSLALSFSLVILAIAVSKKEQLFLEKDLLVGSVRAVVQLVAVGYVLKFIFAQNNFWFTTGLLLVMVLNAAYIAGKRGEGIKNSHLISFGAIMLGLIVTLGTLIAFRAISYKPSQAIPVSGMIVGNAMVAVGLVFRSLKQTFRDRREEVEVKLSLGAPPREAAFSLIRESIKTAMLPTVDQMKTLGIVQLPGMMTGLILAGANPLLAIKYQIMVAFMLAGAVTVAAYVASYFAYRGFFNEDYQIVS; this comes from the coding sequence TTGAGCAACTGGTCGTTAGCTTTAAGCTTTAGCCTGGTGATACTGGCAATAGCTGTTTCCAAAAAAGAACAGCTTTTTCTAGAAAAAGACCTATTAGTGGGTAGTGTTCGGGCAGTAGTGCAGTTAGTGGCAGTAGGATATGTATTAAAATTTATTTTTGCCCAAAACAATTTTTGGTTTACAACTGGCCTCTTACTGGTGATGGTTTTAAATGCTGCTTATATTGCCGGTAAAAGAGGAGAAGGAATAAAAAATAGTCACCTTATATCCTTTGGGGCAATAATGTTAGGACTTATAGTTACTCTCGGTACGCTTATAGCCTTTCGAGCTATTTCCTACAAGCCCAGTCAGGCAATCCCGGTCAGCGGGATGATCGTGGGTAATGCTATGGTAGCAGTTGGACTTGTATTTAGAAGCTTAAAACAAACTTTTCGTGACCGGCGAGAAGAGGTAGAAGTAAAATTAAGCCTTGGTGCTCCGCCTAGGGAAGCGGCTTTTTCCCTTATCCGCGAAAGTATTAAAACGGCAATGCTTCCCACCGTAGATCAGATGAAAACTCTGGGAATTGTCCAGCTTCCGGGGATGATGACCGGTTTAATCTTAGCCGGGGCCAATCCGCTTCTGGCAATAAAGTACCAGATTATGGTGGCATTTATGCTGGCAGGAGCAGTGACGGTAGCCGCTTATGTGGCAAGTTATTTTGCTTACCGCGGATTTTTTAATGAGGATTATCAGATAGTAAGTTAA
- the iorA gene encoding indolepyruvate ferredoxin oxidoreductase subunit alpha yields MARLMTGNEAIARGAYEAGVKIGVGYPGTPSTEILENFVKYPGVYAQWSPNEKVALEVGIGATLAGARTLVTMKHVGVNVAADPLLTLSYTGVNAGLVLVSADDPGLHSSQNEQDNRYYGKLAKIPVLEPSDSEEARRFVKLAYDLSEKFDTPVILRTTTRIAHTHTLVEEEKPLEVSLKPYSKNPQKYVMIPGNAKIRHQVVEERRKKLLGYAEITPLNRIEEGEGEIGFITSGISYQYVKEAFPKAPVLKLGLTWPLPEKLISNFAEKVKTIIVVEELEPYLEDHVRALGIKAIGKEIIPRTGELNHQIVKRAVLKYLGEEELEPITSIDLPLRPPVMCPGCPHRPVFYTLKELKLTVTGDIGCYTLGVMPPLGAIDTTVCMGAGIGMALGMEKASPEFAKKTVAVIGDSTFLHSGITPLIDMVYNGGKGTILILDNRTTAMTGHQPHPATGQTLMGEPAPQVDFEALAKALGVRRVETVDPFNLKELKKVIAREVAAEEVSVVVVRRECALLPNQSREPLTVIEEKCTGCQRCLKLGCPAIAFKDKKATIDPLLCNGCGVCAQVCRFSAILKGDDSLG; encoded by the coding sequence ATGGCAAGATTAATGACCGGAAACGAAGCTATTGCCCGGGGGGCATATGAAGCCGGAGTGAAAATTGGGGTTGGCTATCCTGGTACACCCAGCACGGAAATATTAGAAAATTTTGTGAAATACCCTGGGGTCTATGCCCAGTGGTCGCCCAATGAGAAAGTTGCCTTGGAAGTGGGGATTGGAGCTACCCTTGCCGGGGCCCGAACCTTGGTTACCATGAAACATGTGGGAGTTAACGTAGCAGCGGACCCTCTTTTAACCTTAAGCTATACCGGGGTGAATGCAGGGCTTGTTTTGGTATCGGCCGACGATCCGGGGCTTCACAGCTCGCAAAATGAACAGGATAACCGCTATTACGGTAAGCTTGCTAAGATTCCGGTTTTAGAACCGTCGGATAGTGAAGAGGCGCGGAGGTTTGTTAAACTTGCCTATGATTTAAGTGAGAAGTTTGATACTCCGGTAATTTTAAGGACTACCACGCGCATTGCCCATACCCATACTTTGGTGGAAGAAGAAAAACCGTTGGAGGTCTCGCTAAAACCCTACAGCAAAAACCCTCAGAAATATGTTATGATACCGGGAAATGCTAAAATTCGCCACCAGGTAGTGGAGGAGCGGCGGAAAAAACTTCTGGGATACGCCGAAATTACTCCTCTAAACCGGATTGAAGAAGGAGAAGGGGAGATAGGATTTATAACGTCGGGGATAAGCTACCAGTATGTAAAAGAGGCCTTCCCCAAAGCACCGGTTTTAAAGCTTGGGCTTACCTGGCCGCTTCCGGAAAAACTTATTTCAAACTTTGCCGAAAAGGTAAAAACCATCATAGTAGTCGAAGAATTAGAGCCTTATCTGGAAGACCATGTTCGCGCTTTAGGCATAAAAGCCATAGGTAAAGAGATTATTCCCCGTACCGGTGAGCTAAATCACCAAATTGTAAAAAGGGCGGTTTTAAAATACCTGGGGGAGGAAGAGCTTGAACCAATTACGAGCATAGATTTGCCTTTGCGACCACCGGTAATGTGTCCTGGCTGCCCCCACCGACCGGTATTTTACACTTTAAAAGAACTTAAACTTACAGTTACCGGGGATATTGGCTGTTACACCTTAGGGGTGATGCCGCCCCTTGGGGCAATTGACACTACCGTTTGCATGGGTGCCGGGATTGGCATGGCTTTGGGGATGGAGAAAGCCAGCCCTGAATTTGCTAAGAAAACCGTGGCGGTAATTGGGGATTCAACTTTTTTACATTCGGGGATTACACCTCTAATTGATATGGTATATAATGGTGGTAAGGGGACTATATTAATACTGGATAACCGTACCACTGCCATGACCGGCCATCAGCCCCACCCGGCAACGGGGCAAACTTTGATGGGAGAACCGGCACCGCAAGTAGATTTTGAGGCCCTGGCAAAAGCCCTAGGGGTTAGGCGGGTTGAAACCGTTGACCCCTTTAATTTAAAAGAACTAAAAAAAGTTATTGCCCGGGAAGTAGCGGCGGAGGAAGTTTCGGTAGTGGTAGTACGACGGGAATGTGCGTTATTACCCAATCAATCTAGAGAGCCTTTAACGGTAATTGAAGAGAAATGTACCGGTTGCCAGCGTTGCCTTAAGCTTGGCTGCCCGGCAATAGCTTTTAAAGATAAAAAAGCCACAATTGACCCGCTCTTATGTAATGGCTGCGGTGTTTGCGCTCAAGTCTGCAGATTTTCAGCCATATTAAAGGGGGACGATTCCCTTGGATAA
- a CDS encoding indolepyruvate oxidoreductase subunit beta yields the protein MDKNILLAGVGGQGTILASKIVAGVAERAGLDVKVAEVHGMAQRGGAVVTYLRFGQMVNSPLIAEKEADFLLAFEKLEALRWLSYLKPKGRALVNDQEIYPLPVLTGGTTYPDFQENAQGRTYHLIPAREIAQSLKNPRGINMVLLGFLAKMLTFPEDAWIFEIQKRSGKYADANIACFQAGFKYGT from the coding sequence TTGGATAAAAATATCTTGCTGGCCGGTGTTGGCGGTCAGGGTACCATTTTAGCGAGTAAAATTGTTGCTGGGGTAGCCGAAAGGGCTGGTCTTGACGTCAAAGTGGCCGAAGTTCACGGCATGGCCCAGCGGGGCGGCGCGGTGGTTACTTATCTACGCTTTGGCCAGATGGTGAATTCTCCTTTAATAGCCGAAAAAGAAGCGGACTTTCTTTTGGCTTTTGAAAAGTTAGAAGCCTTACGTTGGCTTTCCTATTTAAAACCGAAAGGCAGGGCCCTGGTAAACGACCAGGAGATTTATCCCCTGCCGGTATTAACCGGTGGAACTACTTACCCGGACTTTCAAGAAAACGCCCAGGGAAGAACTTATCATTTAATTCCTGCCCGGGAAATTGCCCAATCTTTAAAGAACCCCCGAGGCATAAATATGGTACTTTTAGGATTTTTAGCAAAGATGCTAACTTTTCCGGAAGATGCCTGGATTTTTGAAATTCAAAAACGCTCGGGGAAATATGCTGACGCCAATATTGCGTGTTTTCAAGCTGGTTTTAAGTATGGGACATAG